TTGATTAACTTCATAAGTAGTTTCATGTCTTGTGTTCCTTCACCAAACACTCTTTGTAATAAGCTTATGCTGCTTCATATTTTTGGCATATGGGATCGAGGTTACCGATGAATCTCATTCTTGGAACCTTTCTGCAATATTAGATACATGctgcatttatattttatgttaataagCAGAGATATaagctgttaaaaaaaaaattaaaacgttGAATCACGAACACAGCCCTATTGCAggttatatttttcctcttttctagCTAGGCAGAAGCAATTCACCATACAGGAAATGCTCAATGCTTCAAGGAAAAATTCATACAGGCTTTCATAAACTGCGTGAGTGCAAATggcattaataatttttttttcctttttataatcTAGAAATCTCCTGACCTCCTTTGCAAACCCCAAGTTTAAAACTGGAATCCTTGCCAAACCCTACTATCTTTGCAAAGGAGATACAATGGCCTTTGGCCTTTGTTCATATGACCATATGTAGGTGCCTATGAGGGGACTCAAACCCCCCCATTTggcattaataataaatatgaaaaaaaattagtaattaggTAGAACTTCCTTGTAGAATGGCTTGTAAAGATACATAGAGAATATTCAAAGAGTTTGTCAAAGGATTGTCTACAAAGGAAAAGAACAAGTTGtttgggaatgtaaattgattGATAGCTTCTAGATGTAGGTGCCTATGAGGGGACTCAAACCCCATTTggcattaataataaatatgaaaaaaaaattagtaattaggTAGAACTTCCTTGTAGAATGGCTTGTAAAGATACATAGAGAATATTCAAAGAGTTTGTCAAAGGATTGTCTACAAAGGAAAAGAACAAGTTGtttgggaatgtaaattgattGATAGCTTCTAGAAGTTGTGAAACACAATTTGTTACACATTGTGAAAAGCTAGCATGTTTGAAGTGTCACTAACTATAATGCAGAAGACATTATCTTCAGTGTTGATGGTTGAGGACCTTGCAGCTTCATCTTCCATCAATGACTGTAACTTAACACTAATACTATTTTACCAGAACTTTAAATTATAGTTCGTTTAAATTACACagataattcaaaattgaaaccaaaAGATTACTACCggaagaataaaaataaaggatTTTTTGACACGGTATTCATGTAAACATCACTAACAAAACATTGGCTGGGAATAGATAAACATGAATTCAACACAAAATGCCCAGACCGAGGTAATCTCATCTACAAATCACGAGGTGAGATGCATATTTCTAGGGTAATATGATGATATTTTACTTGGTTTCAGAATCACTTTGTCAATTATAAGTACAGGGATTTAAGACATACCTTATCCAAAGAGACTTTAGTTATCCTTTGTCCATGATGTATACCAACCATTGTTGTGGTTTTGAAATTAGGACTCTGTCTTACCATCTTTATCTCTGCTTCCTTATTCTTCTGTGTCAAGAACAGGTATTCAGAAATGCCACttatttggattttataatCATTTACATCTAGTGACAGTTCAGTATATGATACTTCATATGTAGATATATTGGACTATAATGAGCATATGCAACAATCTTAACTGACACAGATTCATCTTGTTCTCACTAAGAAAAATAATGAGGTATGAGTGTACCTTTGATTTTTTCTGAAGGTGAGTTCTGTCTGCCTCTCTGGCATATGGTTTTTTTTCCTCCAGTTTCCTGGAaaactgaattgaattgatgaaaTTAGATAATAACATCAATGGTTACAAGAAAGCAACATTTCATACTTCAAAAGAACTTTTTGTTATTGGTTGATTTGGAGAGGGAGTGGGCGAGAGCGAGAGAAAGGCAAGTTAAAATGGATACCTCTGCTCTCTTCTCTGCACTTTCATCACTTTTCATGGGTAAAGAAGATGGAGCAGCCGTACCATGTTTTTTCTCCACATCACCTGCTTTGAATGACCTGTTTCAAACCAACCAATGCAAAACTTTAGCTCACCAAGAAATTATTGAGTATCTGAAAAATGTCAGATCTCATCAGTAAATGAAACTTAAAAGGTTATGCTTAGTttacacaaaagaaaaatatagtgCAGTAGTCTATcctttatttatacaaataaatttaaactgcTCTTCATTCACCTCTCTGACTTAGCACCTCCTTAATTATCTTCCTTGTTCTATTGCTAGTTTAAAATTAGTGGTACATGATAGTGAAGATATTCAGTTATTCACATATAAATACTAATGCGCTACTGATATACTGCATGTTTTAGATGCATACAGGCAGCACACTTATCACATAATTAACACATAAGTACATGTTTAATGTTGTATAATTCCATTAGCAGAAAAGGTGCCAATCCGAGAGATTACCATCCATTCTCTTTTCGCGGGATCAAAGCAGAAACCCTTGGCTCTGTTTCCTTTGCTGGCACCTGCCAAAGAAAGTGGAAACAGAAAGATTTGAcatttcacaaaataaataagaaaattgcATTGAAGAAACTGGAGAGATTTCAAAAGGCCTCTTCACAGGGTTGAACATAATAGAATGACAAACCTGCTTCATTGCCAGAGATTGATCTTCACCAGCTGATTTCAATTGATTGTATCTGTTTTGAAATGTCTTGAATGCTCGTTTAACAATGTCCTTATCACCCATACTCTCCATAATCAAAGATTTTCTAGTCATAGTAGCAGAAGCTGGATCATGGTCCAATGGACCTAAACTAAGGGACATGTGCAAGGACTTGGGAGCTAATTTCTTGCTTTCTTCTCGAGAAGGATTCTTTGACTTTGATGAAGATGATCTGTTTCCTATCCTTTCTGAAGACTCTGAAGAAGAAATTGGAGTAGAAGCCAGTGTTGGCTTTGACACTCTTGCAGTGGAaactcgcggtgccttaactaCAGGTGATGTCTTACTGATGAATGATGCTTTACTTACAGGCAACGTCTTAGCTATAGGCAATGCCTTGGTAATGGGTGAAGCATTAGTTATGGATGATGCCTTAGTAATAGGTGATGCTATAGATGGTGCCTTAGATACTGGTGAAGCCTTGGCTACAGGTGATGCCTTAGCTAAAGATGATGCTTTGGATACTTTCAATGCTGGTTTTTTCTTCGTCACTGTGATGTTCCTCTCCTTATTCACCAGAGTAATCTAGATGAAGAAAATTgcaccaaaaataaataaataaaaactaaaaaaccaTGCAACTAAATTCCACAGAAACATAAAATAATCTAACAGTTAAGTTATCAGATTAGATCTGTTCagagataaaatatttctaacCATATGGGATTCCTTTGAACGATCCAACTTCACATCATTTGAAGTGGTTTCCATCTCTTTTTGCTGCCAATCATTTATCACTTGCACCCCCATGGAAGTATTTTCCACGTCTTTCATCATAAAATGTACAGCTTCTTCTGATTTGTCTGACTTCGGACATTCTAATTTTCCTTCAGCTTCCTCTTTCATTCCCCCAGTGGATGAACTCGGAAGCCCTAATGTAATTGCAGCATCACGATTTGGCTCATCAACATGGGTTCCATAGACTTCATTAGCCAAGATGGTTTGATGGTTAACAACTTCAGCAGAAGTCTGGCACTCAGATAAACCAGATTCTGACTTGGTGTTCGAATTTGCTTCAATCGGATCTCCATTTGACCTCGAAAATTCATTGTCCCTTTGCTTCGCTTGATCTATTAACTCAGCCTTTCTAGCAGCAATCTTCTTGTAATGAGCATCGAAGTAAGCCGCTTTCTGAGCTACAGATCCCGGCGTTGCACACTTCTTAACTTCTTCCAAGTATTTATTGGGTGAAAAAGAAGACCATTTCTCCCAAGACAGTGAATCATTCGCAAATCTACCGAATGAAACCGACACTTCCAGAACAGCATTTGGGGGAGCTCTCTCTCCCATCTGCTTACAGAAAATAAGCATTAAAATCTAAACACATTCTAGAGTGCTAACCAAGACAACTCATAACAACACAAACATCACGCCAATTTTCCAATCACCAACTTCAAATCGTTCAATATTTACATTCAAGAAACAATAACGGGAAATGaactgtttttattttatttttaactcattAAAAAGACAGAAAGATGTACCTCATCTTCATGACTTGAAGCATCCACCGTTGATTCTCCCATAAATTCTGAGCAGGGAGCTGAATCACCACAAAACTACAAAAAAAGGCAAGAAATTTATACAACGTGACCTGTGACTAGCATGGGGATGAAATCAATCTTTTGGATCAAACGAAAAAGATCATGACTAATGAACAAACAATTTACAAtgaagacaaaaagaaaacttGCAAAAGAATGCAATGaatgaaggaagaagaaagacaaACAAAGGCATGTGCTTGTGATTTGCTCTATCTACTATTATCACTACCCACCTTTTCACTGTAATGAATGCCTTTCAGTTTTATTTGCAAAATTGAGAGATTCTCGTAAATCTGATTATGGTAGAAATTAATGGTAATATTATACTTGTATAagttatcatcaataaataatttttacatatggtaaattctgaaaaatatatattaaaatattattttatttgaaaaattagagtTACGGAGATAAGAGGTAAACtacaactaataaaaaaaaaagtaaaaaattaatcatgGTTAGCAGGCAGTGATTGATCACGGTCAGTGGTCGtacaagtaattttaatttcaatgagagacatttaattgaataagaagacatttttacccttataaagTTTAACAAGCAAAGatcaaattgtaataaaattaagataatcttggtaaaaataattgttaatcaaattacttttatattatgttttagtgtattttcaaatttccacattcgaagttttaaaaactcaaatatttatttttttgttaaaattttctattatagtaaaggataaaaatattatttaattaaaaatattttaaaaaattaaaattttattacattttctcttttaatttaaaaatctaataatttttttcattaataattttaaaaaaattgcctTTCCTTCccttagggtttgattttttttgtcatcACTTTCTAGCGAACTTCGTTATCTTTAGTCATGTTCTCTCTCCCTTCCGGTCTCTCTCATCTCCCTCCTCTACCTTCTTCATCTTAAACCAAACGAAATCGTTTCAGATGAAGATAAAGACTTGACAGGAGAAGGTGGGAAGACAGTGGAAGAAAGGGAACGGAGATGGTCACAAGGAGACCATCGGCAGGAGGAGAAGAGATTTGGGAAGGCTGGATGATGGCTGGAAAGGAGATGGTCATTGGagaggaggagaaaaaaaactttaaaagaaaaattgttacttttcaaactttgagtagagagaaattgttatatttttaaatgtgagaaatatgataaaattttaatttttttaaatatttgtaagtaaatgacatttttacttttaaccctaacaaaaaaatttaacataagagtggatatttagatttttaaaattttacggtgagagtttaaaaatacattaaaccttaggtgagaataagtcttttgaccttatattatttttcatattaattaagtaattaaatattataataatattttattatgtgatgaataaaataaaataaaatcaaaaataaatatacgttaaataatttattatttttagtatcAAAGCAAACCCTAATGGATAGTATGTTTGACCTACATTACATTTCTAAAGCACTTATGTCTagctttttctaatttttttcataggTCTctctaacaaatttaaataatatatataaatatatatatatatatatatatatatatatatatatatatatatatatatgtgtatatatatatatatatctttaagagaatatttgatttagattttaaaattgtaatattataacgaagatatattattttgaagataaattatataaattaaaattatctttaagtaaattaatataataaatagttattgtattttattgataataataaaagaatataaaaatattattttactcaaatatatttaatatactaaactaaatttattaagataaaattgtaacaaatttAAGATTgtcttgatattttaaataatatgataattagaataattttatattacctattatatcaatttaataataaaatattatcataataattcaTTACATAACAAACaatagtaaatataataaaatataagagtaaaTGAGTAACCTTATCTTAAGGGTATAGAAGAAAAAGGTGTGTTTCTTGATAAAGCATTAAGGATTAGTTGGGTGGACAAATTtagagaaacaataaaattatgtatattcattttaaatatataaatatatacatatttatatatattattatgtgattaagtgattttaatttaataataaaataatatttaattatacgataatatatataaatatatatttatatatttatataaaccataattgatgttaacaaattatttattgcTTTGGTAGAGTCATAAATGTGGATTTCTAGTCAAGAGGTGAGAGGGATATGGTAGAGGGAAGCAAAGTTTGAAGGCCCACCCACATGGTTCACTCAATTATTTTCCACCAATCCCAGGCCACAATAGGACTAAATTACCTCGGCTGAAAACTACTAGTCACATTATGGAGGAACAACGATGTCGTTTAaggatttattaataatataacttgtattttaggtttattttttataactgcTGTTGCTTTAAGGGAATTCTACTACCTAGACAATCTCTGTGGGGCTCtgattgtttctttcttttttccttgttAACTTGTTTTTCCCTCCTCCTCTAATGCCCTTTAAGCTACTCAATCACTTTTTTTAGcacataaattattttcttcaaatacATTTTCATCCCCCAGCAACTATATATAACTTTAGCTTGGTTATTGATCATAAAACCTAAATTTCTTAGCCATGCTTCAGTTATTCTTTTGTTGCCTAGCTCTCTTATTTTGTCTTGTCAAACCTGACCCGGATCCGTTACAAGATTATTGTGTTGCGGACACAAAAACTCCCCCATCTGTTTTTACTAATGGCGTGCTCTGTATTAATCCAAATTTAGCATTTGCTTCTCATTTCAAGACTTCAGTTTTAAGCAAACCCGGCCGCACTAGTGGGAATCCATTTGGGTTCAATGTGACACTCACCAGCACCACAAATTTGCCCGGGATCAACACCTTGGGCCTGACCATGGCCCGAGCTGACATAGCAGCCAATGGACTGGTGCCGCCCCATTCACACCCACGAGCCTCGGAAGTAACCATTTGCCTTCAGGGCAATCTTCTTGTGGGCTTTGTAGACACGTCAAGTCGCCTATACACACAACAACTTCGTCCAGGTGAATCGTTCGTGTTCCCTCAAGGATTGATTCATTTTCTATTCAACCTCGACTCCATGCACTCGGCACTGGTCTTATCTGGCCTCAGCAGCCAAAACCCAGGAACCCAATTAACATCAATAGCCACATTTGTGTCCAAGCCAGGAATACCTGATGAAATTTTGAGGAAAGCATTTGGAATCAACGGCCAAGATGTTGCCAAGATTCGTAAAAACCTTGGAGGGTAATCATCCGTTTGAGAGCTTGTTTATTCATAATAattgtgtattttatttaagtatttattttttaaactatgcaATTGGGGCTGGGATGATGCCTGATGAACGTAGAAAGCTGGGTTTGTTTATTACTCTAAGTAGACTTGCCAACGGTCACTTGTTATTTAACACATGGAATGAGAGACTATTAATAAGA
This sequence is a window from Mangifera indica cultivar Alphonso chromosome 5, CATAS_Mindica_2.1, whole genome shotgun sequence. Protein-coding genes within it:
- the LOC123217401 gene encoding protein WVD2-like 7 isoform X4, whose translation is MGESTVDASSHEDEMGERAPPNAVLEVSVSFGRFANDSLSWEKWSSFSPNKYLEEVKKCATPGSVAQKAAYFDAHYKKIAARKAELIDQAKQRDNEFSRSNGDPIEANSNTKSESGLSECQTSAEVVNHQTILANEVYGTHVDEPNRDAAITLGLPSSSTGGMKEEAEGKLECPKSDKSEEAVHFMMKDVENTSMGVQVINDWQQKEMETTSNDVKLDRSKESHMITLVNKERNITVTKKKPALKVSKASSLAKASPVAKASPVSKAPSIASPITKASSITNASPITKALPIAKTLPVSKASFISKTSPVVKAPRVSTARVSKPTLASTPISSSESSERIGNRSSSSKSKNPSREESKKLAPKSLHMSLSLGPLDHDPASATMTRKSLIMESMGDKDIVKRAFKTFQNRYNQLKSAGEDQSLAMKQVPAKETEPRVSALIPRKENGWSFKAGDVEKKHGTAAPSSLPMKSDESAEKRAEFSRKLEEKKPYAREADRTHLQKKSKNKEAEIKMVRQSPNFKTTTMVGIHHGQRITKVSLDKKGSKNEIHR
- the LOC123217401 gene encoding protein WVD2-like 7 isoform X3, which translates into the protein MGESTVDASSHEDEMGERAPPNAVLEVSVSFGRFANDSLSWEKWSSFSPNKYLEEVKKCATPGSVAQKAAYFDAHYKKIAARKAELIDQAKQRDNEFSRSNGDPIEANSNTKSESGLSECQTSAEVVNHQTILANEVYGTHVDEPNRDAAITLGLPSSSTGGMKEEAEGKLECPKSDKSEEAVHFMMKDVENTSMGVQVINDWQQKEMETTSNDVKLDRSKESHMITLVNKERNITVTKKKPALKVSKASSLAKASPVAKASPVSKAPSIASPITKASSITNASPITKALPIAKTLPVSKASFISKTSPVVKAPRVSTARVSKPTLASTPISSSESSERIGNRSSSSKSKNPSREESKKLAPKSLHMSLSLGPLDHDPASATMTRKSLIMESMGDKDIVKRAFKTFQNRYNQLKSAGEDQSLAMKQVPAKETEPRVSALIPRKENGWSFKAGDVEKKHGTAAPSSLPMKSDESAEKRAEFSRKLEEKKPYAREADRTHLQKKSKKNKEAEIKMVRQSPNFKTTTMVGIHHGQRITKVSLDKKGSKNEIHR
- the LOC123217401 gene encoding protein WVD2-like 7 isoform X2; this translates as MGESTVDASSHEDEMGERAPPNAVLEVSVSFGRFANDSLSWEKWSSFSPNKYLEEVKKCATPGSVAQKAAYFDAHYKKIAARKAELIDQAKQRDNEFSRSNGDPIEANSNTKSESGLSECQTSAEVVNHQTILANEVYGTHVDEPNRDAAITLGLPSSSTGGMKEEAEGKLECPKSDKSEEAVHFMMKDVENTSMGVQVINDWQQKEMETTSNDVKLDRSKESHMITLVNKERNITVTKKKPALKVSKASSLAKASPVAKASPVSKAPSIASPITKASSITNASPITKALPIAKTLPVSKASFISKTSPVVKAPRVSTARVSKPTLASTPISSSESSERIGNRSSSSKSKNPSREESKKLAPKSLHMSLSLGPLDHDPASATMTRKSLIMESMGDKDIVKRAFKTFQNRYNQLKSAGEDQSLAMKQVPAKETEPRVSALIPRKENGWSFKAGDVEKKHGTAAPSSLPMKSDESAEKRAEFSRKLEEKKPYAREADRTHLQKKSKNKEAEIKMVRQSPNFKTTTMVGIHHGQRITKVSLDKHVSNIAERFQE
- the LOC123217401 gene encoding protein WVD2-like 7 isoform X1; protein product: MGESTVDASSHEDEMGERAPPNAVLEVSVSFGRFANDSLSWEKWSSFSPNKYLEEVKKCATPGSVAQKAAYFDAHYKKIAARKAELIDQAKQRDNEFSRSNGDPIEANSNTKSESGLSECQTSAEVVNHQTILANEVYGTHVDEPNRDAAITLGLPSSSTGGMKEEAEGKLECPKSDKSEEAVHFMMKDVENTSMGVQVINDWQQKEMETTSNDVKLDRSKESHMITLVNKERNITVTKKKPALKVSKASSLAKASPVAKASPVSKAPSIASPITKASSITNASPITKALPIAKTLPVSKASFISKTSPVVKAPRVSTARVSKPTLASTPISSSESSERIGNRSSSSKSKNPSREESKKLAPKSLHMSLSLGPLDHDPASATMTRKSLIMESMGDKDIVKRAFKTFQNRYNQLKSAGEDQSLAMKQVPAKETEPRVSALIPRKENGWSFKAGDVEKKHGTAAPSSLPMKSDESAEKRAEFSRKLEEKKPYAREADRTHLQKKSKKNKEAEIKMVRQSPNFKTTTMVGIHHGQRITKVSLDKHVSNIAERFQE
- the LOC123217514 gene encoding germin-like protein subfamily 1 member 1, producing MLQLFFCCLALLFCLVKPDPDPLQDYCVADTKTPPSVFTNGVLCINPNLAFASHFKTSVLSKPGRTSGNPFGFNVTLTSTTNLPGINTLGLTMARADIAANGLVPPHSHPRASEVTICLQGNLLVGFVDTSSRLYTQQLRPGESFVFPQGLIHFLFNLDSMHSALVLSGLSSQNPGTQLTSIATFVSKPGIPDEILRKAFGINGQDVAKIRKNLGG